TTCTTCCATTTTTTTATCCTTAAGTTCTAAAGCAAGTCTAATCTGTATGTATCTCTTTCCAGTAGGATCAAAAAGATTAACTACAATAGGCTCCATACTATAAATAACCGTTTCTTTAGGACTCCTTTCTTTTTCCTTTCCCTTATCACCTTTAAAAGTTGAAAACACAGCAATCACACTGCCTGCTAAAACTACTATCACTAAACCTATTACTAAAAATAACAAAAGCTTCTTTTTACTT
The window above is part of the Thermodesulfobacterium geofontis OPF15 genome. Proteins encoded here:
- a CDS encoding flagellar basal body-associated FliL family protein codes for the protein MAEETKTEEQEKEVKKVSKKKLLLFLVIGLVIVVLAGSVIAVFSTFKGDKGKEKERSPKETVIYSMEPIVVNLFDPTGKRYIQIRLALELKDKKMEEEIKINEPKIKDVIISTLSTKTPEDVLQPEAKDLIKTELLQKINSALGEEAISNIYIIQYIVE